A single genomic interval of Pomacea canaliculata isolate SZHN2017 linkage group LG5, ASM307304v1, whole genome shotgun sequence harbors:
- the LOC112564710 gene encoding beta-lactamase domain-containing protein 2-like, whose product MARLTATVLQAAVAAVVGVVAWQWYQSSARLPPVSGGFVHPAYQPVADLFRKRVEDGTERGGSFAVYHKGEKLVDLWGGYANPHSSLPWQESTLTAMFSTTKGMAALSVAKLVERGLLDYKAEIQKYWPEFAQNNKSNVTLEMLMSHQAGLLSLGGANTILAEYQDDWGKVEKLMAQATTDFPPGSAVAYHGLTFAMYIDAIVRRVDPQHRSLSQFFDEEISKPLDAEFYIGLPLREFYRATFLTAPPAWRMATWMFDSTHRPVLFELFDPNSTLNKMSVVTDFKVPGQVLNNPYSAAVGLGSTNGFGPARSLAKIYDFVANGGSIAGKTLFSKPIVERLMTPLTLTLPSLGSFRLDFSVGLHVLNNSRGAEMFGHPGYGGQMAGAVPKYGVGIAYVTNFLSGKLSIASDHYWELEKVFYECFEKHQADPQTTKTTKTKKKRSKND is encoded by the exons ATGGCGCGACTAACGGCTACGGTGTTACAGGCTGCAGTTGCAGCCGTTGTTGGTGTCGTCGCTTGGCAGTGGTACCAGTCATCTGCTCGTCTGCCTCCGGTGTCGGGAGGCTTCGTGCATCCTGCCTACCAGCCTGTGGCGGATCTCTTccg AAAACGCGTGGAAGATGGCACCGAACGCGGAGGGAGTTTCGCCGTTTACCACAAAGGGGAGAAACTCGTGGACTTGTGGGGAGGTTACGCTAATCCTCACAGTAGTCTCCCGTGGCAAGAGTCCACTCTCACCGCAATGTTTTCTACTACTAAAGGCATGGCAGCACTGAGCGTCGCCAAATTAGTTGAAAG AGGCTTGCTCGACTACAAggcagaaatacagaaatactgGCCAGAATTCGCCCAAAATAACAAGTCCAATGTCACCTTAGAGATGCTAATGAGCCACCAG GCAGGTCTGTTGTCTTTGGGAGGAGCGAACACAATTCTAGCTGAATACCAGGACGACTGGGGCAAGGTGGAAAAATTGATGGCTCAAGCTACGACTGACTTCCCGCCAG GTTCGGCTGTAGCGTACCACGGTCTGACCTTCGCCATGTACATCGACGCCATTGTCCGCAGAGTGGACCCGCAGCACAGAAGCCTGTCGCAGTTCTTTGATGAGGAGATCAGCAAACCGCTGG atgCCGAGTTCTATATCGGACTTCCTCTTCGCGAGTTTTACCGGGCCACCTTCCTGACTGCTCCGCCCGCCTGGCGAATGGCGACGTGGATGTTCGACTCTACACACCGGCCGGTGCTTTTTGAACTCTTCGACCCTAACTCGACACTTAATAAAATGAGTGTCGTGACAGATTTTAAAGTACCTGGCCAG gtcTTGAATAATCCATACTCCGCCGCGGTCGGCCTTGGATCGACCAATGGATTCGGACCGGCAAGATCTCTGGCGAAAATTTACGACTTCGTGGCAAATGGAGGGAGCATTGCAGGCAAGACCCTGTTTTCCAAGCCAATCGTCGAGAGGCTGATGACCCCGCTCACCCTGACTTTACCTTCTCTAGGCAGTTTCAGATTGGACTTCTCTGTGGGACTACACGTTTTGAACAACAGTCGG GGTGCTGAAATGTTCGGACACCCTGGGTACGGAGGCCAAATGGCCGGAGCAGTTCCCAAGTACGGAGTGGGCATTGCCTACGTGACCAACTTCCTGTCTGGAAAACTTTCGATTGCATCTGACCACTACTGGGAGCTGGAAAAGGTTTTCTACGAATGTTTCGAGAAACACCAGGCAGACCCACAGACAACAAAGACGACGAAGACGAAAAAGAAGAGGAGTAAAAATGACTAA